One stretch of Candidatus Angelobacter sp. DNA includes these proteins:
- the rpe gene encoding ribulose-phosphate 3-epimerase — protein MIIAPSLLAANFGRLAAETHRADKAGAEWLHLDIMDGHFVPNISFGPEVVRVLRPLTKMFLDVHLMCSRPEILLEPFAKAGADQMTVHVELGDRVTPLLWKIKSLGKKVGLAINPPTAMPHVEPFLNQIDSLLIMTVNPGFGGQAFITETLPKIQQGHSWRRERKLEYRITVDGGINFQTAADCAHAGADTFVSGTGLFKHRNIKWALRKMQKIVDERSPATN, from the coding sequence ATGATTATTGCACCGTCCCTGCTGGCCGCGAATTTCGGAAGGCTGGCCGCGGAAACCCACCGGGCGGACAAGGCCGGGGCTGAGTGGTTGCACCTGGATATCATGGATGGCCATTTTGTTCCCAACATTTCCTTCGGCCCCGAAGTTGTGCGGGTACTGAGGCCATTGACGAAGATGTTCCTGGATGTCCATTTGATGTGTTCGCGCCCGGAGATACTTTTGGAACCATTTGCAAAAGCCGGAGCCGACCAGATGACCGTGCATGTTGAACTGGGCGATCGCGTCACGCCGTTGCTGTGGAAGATTAAATCCCTGGGGAAGAAAGTCGGCCTGGCAATCAATCCACCCACGGCGATGCCCCACGTGGAGCCGTTTCTGAATCAGATTGATTCGCTGCTCATCATGACAGTCAATCCCGGGTTCGGAGGCCAGGCTTTCATCACCGAGACCCTGCCGAAAATACAGCAGGGGCACTCGTGGCGGCGGGAGAGGAAGTTAGAGTACCGCATTACGGTGGACGGCGGCATCAATTTTCAAACTGCCGCCGATTGCGCTCACGCGGGGGCAGATACTTTTGTCAGCGGCACGGGACTTTTCAAACATCGAAATATCAAGTGGGCGTTGAGAAAAATGCAAAAGATCGTGGACGAACGGTCGCCGGCCACAAACTGA